The following are encoded together in the Arcticibacterium luteifluviistationis genome:
- a CDS encoding DUF4270 family protein: protein MRNSVLVLISAFFFSCEEPSNIGFEGGEGTEQTYFTDTLAVESSTYLMDSAITSGQSSALVGSFTDPLYGEITSVAYLQPALVPDIYGTGQTPLTISENSVFDSLKLSLINRTVLFYGDSTSSITIQVHRLKESLEFGKNYNYDDEQAYDATPLVSKTLTRENFYNPADSTIPYIKLKLPDAIGEELLALANKDASATNEAFTKAFKGFRISALSGTKTLTSFNLGSVSSDGVSALEFYSHTPGGTTSDGYVFEFTTARYNQITSDRSGTLISSLTQKTLSQSSSLTGGNTYVQAGTGLASKLTFPGIAKLNNPQVSRAELEFRADTTTFDPNISLTQFITFIKLGNSQQVTRINGVYDFVNYGLNPTTGILTTYVDSTNLFIADITPYLQDIASKKNKDNGMILVSAAPTDATLRSGTVYNSQLNRILLKDFKLNLYYSEK from the coding sequence ATGCGGAATTCAGTCCTTGTACTGATTTCCGCTTTCTTTTTTTCCTGTGAAGAACCAAGCAATATTGGTTTTGAGGGAGGGGAAGGTACCGAACAAACTTACTTTACAGACACTTTAGCTGTAGAGTCGAGCACCTATCTGATGGATTCAGCAATTACATCAGGTCAATCTTCTGCATTAGTGGGTTCCTTTACAGACCCTTTGTATGGAGAGATAACTTCGGTTGCCTATTTACAACCGGCCTTAGTGCCAGATATTTATGGAACAGGTCAAACTCCTCTAACCATATCTGAAAATTCCGTCTTTGATTCTTTAAAATTAAGTCTCATTAACAGGACCGTCTTATTTTATGGAGATAGTACATCAAGTATCACTATCCAAGTTCATAGACTTAAAGAGTCTCTGGAGTTTGGGAAAAATTATAACTACGATGACGAACAAGCTTACGATGCGACTCCTTTAGTATCAAAAACCTTGACTCGAGAAAACTTCTATAATCCTGCGGATAGCACCATTCCATATATAAAGCTAAAACTTCCCGATGCTATTGGTGAAGAATTATTAGCACTAGCCAATAAAGATGCGTCGGCAACAAATGAAGCTTTCACTAAAGCTTTCAAAGGTTTTAGAATATCTGCCTTATCTGGAACAAAAACATTAACCTCCTTTAATCTAGGTTCCGTTTCTTCAGATGGTGTTTCGGCTTTAGAGTTTTATTCCCATACACCTGGCGGAACAACCTCAGATGGCTATGTATTTGAATTTACAACAGCAAGGTATAATCAAATCACAAGTGATAGAAGTGGTACCCTTATAAGCTCTTTGACGCAAAAAACTTTAAGTCAAAGCAGCTCACTTACTGGTGGAAACACTTATGTTCAAGCTGGTACAGGATTGGCTTCAAAGCTTACCTTTCCAGGTATCGCAAAATTGAACAACCCTCAAGTCAGTAGAGCCGAACTAGAGTTCAGAGCAGATACCACGACATTTGATCCCAATATATCGCTGACTCAGTTTATAACATTTATAAAGCTTGGCAATAGTCAGCAAGTAACGAGAATCAACGGTGTTTACGACTTTGTCAATTATGGGCTGAATCCTACTACAGGTATTTTAACTACTTATGTAGACTCTACCAATCTATTTATAGCAGATATTACACCCTATTTACAAGATATTGCTTCTAAAAAGAACAAAGATAATGGTATGATCTTAGTTAGTGCAGCACCTACTGATGCCACGCTACGTTCTGGCACTGTTTACAATAGTCAATTGAATAGGATTTTACTTAAAGATTTCAAACTAAATCTTTACTACTCAGAGAAATAA
- the glmS gene encoding glutamine--fructose-6-phosphate transaminase (isomerizing), with translation MCGIVAYVGHREAAPLIIKGLKRLEYRGYDSAGISLLNGNGLKIYKKKGKVAELEAEIKDKPLHAKIGIGHTRWATHGEPNDVNAHPHYSQGQNLAIIHNGIIENYASIKKSLTNKGYTFESETDTEVLINFIEDIKKHKGCTTEEAVRLALLQVEGAYAIVIIDQDSPNQLIAARKGSPLVIGIGKDEFFFASDATPIIEYTKEVVYLDDYEIAVVSNGELVVKNLENVETGAFIQTVEMELESIEKGGFEHFMLKEIYEQPKSIGDCMRGRLNVGTSHIQLGGLINHLDKLSKAKRIIFVACGTSWHAGLVGEYLFEELARINVEVEYASEFRYRNPIIKEGDFVIAISQSGETADTMAALELAKQRGATILGICNVVGSSISRLTEAGVYTHAGPEIGVASTKAFTAQVTVLAMIAIATAKQKGTITDDVYRRLLSELAAIPTKIEDILADVDEIKDIAKLFTFASNFIFLGRGINFPVALEGALKLKEISYIHAEGYPAAEMKHGPIALIDEDMPVVFIATKDSTYDKVVSNIQEVKARKGRVIAVINKGDETLKSMVDFAIEIPESHEMVSPLLTSVPLQLLSYYIAVLRGRNVDQPRNLAKSVTVE, from the coding sequence ATGTGTGGAATAGTAGCTTATGTAGGTCACAGAGAAGCGGCCCCCTTAATAATCAAAGGACTAAAAAGACTAGAATATCGAGGTTATGATAGTGCCGGAATATCACTTCTTAACGGAAATGGTCTTAAAATTTATAAGAAAAAAGGGAAAGTAGCTGAACTAGAAGCTGAAATTAAGGATAAGCCACTACATGCTAAAATTGGAATAGGACACACAAGGTGGGCTACACATGGAGAACCAAATGATGTAAACGCTCATCCACATTATTCGCAAGGACAAAACTTAGCAATCATCCATAATGGAATCATAGAAAATTATGCTTCCATAAAAAAATCACTAACCAATAAAGGTTATACCTTTGAAAGTGAAACCGATACAGAAGTTTTAATAAACTTTATTGAAGATATAAAAAAGCATAAAGGCTGTACTACAGAAGAAGCTGTTAGATTAGCACTTTTGCAAGTAGAAGGTGCTTACGCTATAGTCATAATTGACCAAGACAGTCCTAATCAACTTATAGCAGCTAGAAAAGGTAGCCCTTTGGTAATTGGAATAGGTAAAGATGAATTCTTTTTTGCTTCTGACGCTACCCCAATAATTGAATACACAAAGGAAGTAGTTTACCTAGATGATTATGAAATAGCCGTCGTTTCTAATGGTGAGTTAGTTGTCAAAAACCTTGAAAACGTAGAAACAGGTGCTTTTATTCAAACCGTAGAAATGGAATTAGAGTCCATTGAAAAAGGCGGTTTTGAGCATTTTATGCTCAAAGAAATTTATGAGCAGCCAAAATCAATTGGTGACTGTATGCGAGGACGTCTAAATGTAGGCACTTCTCATATACAACTGGGAGGTTTAATTAATCATCTAGATAAATTATCAAAAGCCAAAAGAATCATTTTTGTTGCTTGTGGTACTTCATGGCATGCTGGCTTAGTAGGTGAATATTTATTTGAAGAGCTAGCTCGAATTAATGTAGAAGTAGAATACGCCTCTGAATTCAGATATAGAAATCCAATTATTAAAGAAGGAGATTTTGTTATAGCTATTTCTCAATCTGGAGAAACTGCAGATACAATGGCAGCACTAGAGCTTGCAAAACAGCGAGGAGCTACTATTTTAGGAATTTGTAACGTAGTCGGTTCTTCCATTTCAAGGCTTACTGAAGCTGGAGTCTACACACATGCAGGCCCTGAAATAGGCGTAGCCAGTACCAAAGCCTTCACCGCTCAAGTAACGGTTTTGGCTATGATAGCTATAGCCACTGCTAAACAAAAAGGAACAATTACTGATGACGTTTACAGAAGATTACTTTCTGAGTTAGCAGCTATTCCTACCAAAATTGAAGATATCCTAGCGGATGTTGATGAGATTAAAGACATTGCTAAACTCTTTACTTTTGCATCTAACTTCATTTTCTTAGGGAGAGGAATTAACTTTCCTGTAGCCCTAGAAGGAGCTTTAAAGCTTAAAGAGATTTCATATATTCATGCAGAAGGTTACCCAGCTGCAGAAATGAAACATGGCCCAATTGCTCTTATTGATGAAGATATGCCTGTGGTATTTATAGCAACTAAAGATAGTACTTATGATAAAGTTGTTTCAAACATACAGGAAGTAAAAGCTCGAAAAGGTCGTGTGATTGCGGTAATTAATAAAGGAGATGAAACTCTGAAATCGATGGTTGATTTTGCTATTGAAATCCCAGAAAGTCATGAGATGGTTTCTCCACTACTAACCTCCGTTCCATTACAGCTTTTATCCTATTACATAGCCGTACTAAGAGGAAGAAATGTTGACCAGCCAAGAAACTTAGCTAAATCTGTAACGGTAGAATAA
- the panC gene encoding pantoate--beta-alanine ligase, giving the protein MQVLNTISETKSFLKSQRKLGKSIGFVPTMGALHEGHISLISRAREENDVVVCSIFVNPTQFGNPEDLKMYPRTLEADSQLLEPAGCDVVFAPNADEMYPSLPNLTLDFGNLEHVMEGKFRTGHFNGVGIVVSKLFHIVNPDRAYFGLKDLQQVAVLNRMVKDLSFDIELIPCPIVREKDGLAMSSRNGRLSPEARAIASVISKVLLRAKALILAGKDSKSVIAEITARFNEMPEFKLEYFEISDFENLEPIEKQNETGKTAICIAAYLDNVRLIDNIVF; this is encoded by the coding sequence ATGCAGGTTTTAAACACTATTTCGGAGACAAAGTCATTTCTTAAATCTCAAAGAAAACTAGGTAAGAGTATTGGCTTTGTTCCTACTATGGGAGCTTTACATGAAGGCCATATTTCTTTAATATCAAGGGCTCGAGAAGAAAATGATGTGGTGGTTTGTAGCATTTTTGTCAATCCAACGCAATTTGGAAACCCTGAAGACTTAAAAATGTATCCCAGAACACTAGAAGCTGACAGTCAGCTTTTAGAACCGGCTGGCTGTGATGTAGTTTTTGCTCCCAATGCTGACGAGATGTATCCAAGTCTTCCTAATCTTACCTTAGATTTTGGAAACTTAGAACATGTTATGGAAGGCAAATTTAGAACAGGGCACTTTAATGGCGTGGGCATTGTAGTTTCTAAACTTTTCCATATTGTTAATCCTGATAGAGCTTATTTTGGGCTTAAAGATTTACAACAAGTAGCAGTTTTGAATAGAATGGTCAAAGACCTAAGTTTTGACATCGAGCTGATCCCCTGCCCTATCGTACGAGAAAAAGACGGTTTGGCCATGTCTTCAAGAAACGGAAGGCTTTCTCCTGAGGCTAGGGCAATAGCTTCAGTTATTTCAAAGGTTTTATTAAGAGCTAAAGCTTTAATATTGGCTGGCAAAGATAGCAAAAGCGTCATTGCTGAAATCACTGCTCGGTTTAATGAAATGCCAGAATTTAAATTGGAGTATTTCGAAATCTCGGATTTTGAAAACCTAGAACCTATCGAGAAGCAAAATGAAACAGGTAAAACTGCTATCTGTATTGCGGCCTATTTAGACAATGTAAGATTAATCGACAATATCGTTTTTTGA
- the ytxJ gene encoding bacillithiol system redox-active protein YtxJ — MNWTPLNQEEQLQTIKDESQERPVLIFKHSTTCPISGTSMARLERSWNEDEAKNIKAYYLDLLQNRGLSAAVAETFSVEHESPQVLLIKNGKSIYTESHFGISFSDLLTAV, encoded by the coding sequence ATGAACTGGACTCCATTAAATCAGGAAGAACAACTCCAAACTATAAAAGACGAATCTCAAGAAAGACCTGTTTTAATATTCAAGCATAGCACTACTTGCCCTATAAGCGGTACTTCTATGGCTAGATTAGAAAGAAGTTGGAATGAAGATGAAGCTAAAAATATAAAAGCCTACTATCTGGATTTGTTGCAAAACAGGGGTTTATCTGCTGCAGTAGCCGAAACTTTTTCTGTAGAGCATGAATCTCCACAAGTACTATTGATTAAAAATGGCAAAAGTATTTATACCGAATCACACTTCGGGATTTCTTTTTCCGATTTATTAACTGCCGTTTAA
- a CDS encoding 4'-phosphopantetheinyl transferase family protein: MPVRFQKECASGAHILVWESIEKEIQLMSELPSSILTDAELEKIITPRKKLEMLTSRVAIRHLANHLNISFDGVKKDEHGKPYLVNTKWEMSITHSKNFIGVIMHPHLPVGIDIEKPQTKMWRILPRLYSESEIKAVGDNLETLSVYWSAKEALYKLYGKRGVDFVENLRLHETTEGLMGEIIMPNYHKRHHILQEKIEDYILVWTV; encoded by the coding sequence ATGCCAGTACGGTTTCAAAAAGAATGTGCAAGTGGAGCTCATATATTAGTATGGGAGTCAATAGAGAAGGAAATTCAGTTAATGTCTGAGTTGCCTTCAAGTATTTTGACAGATGCCGAGCTCGAAAAAATTATTACACCAAGGAAAAAACTGGAAATGCTTACGAGTAGGGTTGCTATTCGGCATTTAGCAAATCACCTAAATATTTCTTTTGACGGTGTCAAAAAAGACGAACATGGGAAACCTTATTTGGTTAACACCAAATGGGAAATGTCAATTACACATTCTAAGAACTTTATAGGTGTAATAATGCATCCACATTTACCCGTAGGTATTGACATTGAAAAGCCTCAAACTAAAATGTGGCGAATATTGCCAAGGTTATATTCTGAATCTGAAATTAAAGCCGTTGGCGATAATTTGGAAACATTGTCTGTTTATTGGTCAGCCAAAGAAGCCTTGTATAAACTTTACGGAAAACGAGGTGTTGACTTTGTTGAAAATCTGAGATTACACGAAACCACAGAAGGTCTAATGGGCGAAATTATTATGCCCAACTATCACAAAAGACACCACATTCTTCAAGAAAAAATTGAGGACTATATCTTAGTCTGGACCGTTTAA
- a CDS encoding WD40 repeat domain-containing protein, with the protein MKYEAEKLESYTGHRDCVYNVTGHSDENKFISSSGDGLLVEWDTRNSDLGKPLAQMKNSIYAVHFEKSQNRVWAAENFEGLHLIDLATRKEIANLALNKAAVFDIKTYKNLVFVAGGDGVITVIDSELMAFKKHIKSSDKSVRSLSINPVERELAAGFSDNTIRIFDLQTLELKKQINAHRNSVFAVKYSADYQTLLSGSRDAHLKIWNISNNYKLEEQMVAHMFTINHIAVNPSGTLIATCSMDKSIKLWDAQNYKLVKVIDQARHAGHGTSVNRLHWLSDENFVSASDDRSLSLWKVTQYEP; encoded by the coding sequence ATGAAATATGAAGCCGAGAAATTAGAGTCTTACACAGGTCATAGAGACTGCGTTTATAATGTAACAGGCCACTCTGATGAAAATAAATTCATTTCTTCATCTGGTGATGGCCTCTTAGTGGAATGGGATACCAGAAATTCTGATTTGGGCAAGCCACTTGCCCAAATGAAAAACTCCATCTATGCTGTGCATTTTGAAAAATCACAAAATAGAGTTTGGGCCGCTGAAAACTTTGAAGGTTTACATTTGATTGACCTAGCTACCAGAAAAGAGATAGCTAATTTGGCCCTAAATAAAGCCGCTGTCTTTGACATAAAAACATATAAGAACCTGGTATTTGTGGCAGGAGGAGATGGCGTCATCACTGTGATAGACAGTGAACTCATGGCCTTTAAAAAACATATAAAATCGTCTGATAAAAGTGTTCGTTCCCTATCTATTAATCCCGTAGAAAGAGAATTGGCCGCAGGCTTTTCAGACAATACCATTAGAATTTTCGATTTACAAACACTAGAACTCAAAAAACAAATTAACGCTCATAGGAATTCTGTTTTCGCGGTGAAGTATAGTGCGGATTATCAAACGCTTCTAAGCGGTTCCCGAGATGCCCACTTGAAAATTTGGAATATAAGCAACAACTATAAACTGGAAGAACAGATGGTGGCTCACATGTTTACCATCAATCATATTGCGGTAAATCCTTCTGGTACATTGATAGCTACATGCAGTATGGATAAGTCAATAAAGCTATGGGATGCTCAAAATTACAAGTTGGTAAAAGTTATTGACCAAGCAAGACATGCAGGACATGGCACATCTGTAAACAGACTGCACTGGTTATCAGATGAAAACTTCGTTTCCGCAAGTGATGATAGAAGCTTATCTTTATGGAAAGTCACTCAATATGAGCCTTAA
- a CDS encoding DivIVA domain-containing protein, with translation MKITALEIKQHEFEKSFRGYNIEEVDIFLNNLASEWERTSNESKMLRMQLEIAEKEAAKLREVEMSLIKTLQSAEATSNKITEHARIEADRKLEEAQLRSNTIVENAKTEAEIILANAKSESEGILSSTKNESENILSSAHTAVSESQQALINQESNLKSEIASLESYKLEVVNQLKAISSLTSQKIEGAGLALTPLVKQAEVEVEIPEVVEETIPEVETPQEVHEEKELQTEDVQGFASSANNLVLEKPTPQPVVEEVVQQEDDLTVIEGIGPKIAKVLNANNIISYRDLATKPSYQIKEILGYAGSSFAMHDPSTWADQAMLADSGKWDELEILKEELIGGKKEAATPPVPKPDFEATPTPEQATEEMLDRVNKVKAALKKAMVEKEGTSIVETAPKVKTINDMAADKASEEGSGSFFDSLG, from the coding sequence ATGAAAATAACTGCTTTAGAGATAAAACAACACGAATTTGAAAAATCGTTTAGAGGATATAACATTGAAGAAGTAGATATTTTTTTAAACAACTTAGCCTCTGAGTGGGAAAGAACAAGCAATGAATCCAAGATGCTTAGAATGCAGTTGGAGATTGCGGAGAAAGAAGCGGCCAAACTTAGAGAGGTAGAAATGTCTTTAATTAAGACACTTCAAAGTGCTGAAGCAACAAGTAATAAAATTACTGAACACGCAAGAATAGAAGCAGACAGGAAACTAGAAGAAGCTCAATTAAGGTCAAACACCATAGTTGAAAACGCAAAGACTGAAGCTGAAATAATTTTGGCGAATGCCAAAAGTGAATCTGAAGGCATTTTATCTTCCACTAAAAATGAGTCGGAGAATATTCTTTCAAGTGCACATACTGCAGTAAGCGAAAGTCAGCAGGCTTTGATAAACCAAGAATCAAATCTTAAAAGTGAAATAGCTTCACTAGAATCATATAAACTTGAGGTTGTAAACCAGCTAAAGGCTATTAGCTCACTTACTTCGCAAAAAATAGAAGGAGCTGGTCTAGCTTTAACTCCTCTAGTAAAACAGGCTGAAGTTGAAGTCGAAATACCAGAAGTAGTTGAAGAAACTATACCTGAAGTTGAAACTCCTCAAGAAGTACATGAAGAAAAAGAACTTCAAACCGAAGATGTTCAAGGTTTTGCTTCCTCTGCTAATAATTTAGTTTTAGAAAAGCCTACTCCTCAGCCAGTAGTGGAAGAGGTCGTTCAACAAGAAGATGATTTGACTGTTATTGAGGGGATTGGTCCAAAAATAGCTAAAGTTTTAAATGCTAATAATATCATTTCATACAGAGACCTAGCTACTAAACCATCTTATCAAATTAAAGAAATTTTAGGATATGCGGGGTCAAGCTTTGCTATGCACGACCCATCTACATGGGCAGATCAGGCCATGTTAGCAGATTCAGGAAAATGGGATGAATTAGAAATACTCAAAGAGGAATTAATAGGTGGTAAAAAAGAAGCCGCTACTCCCCCAGTTCCAAAGCCAGATTTTGAAGCCACTCCAACACCAGAGCAAGCGACGGAAGAAATGCTGGATAGAGTTAATAAAGTTAAGGCTGCATTGAAAAAAGCAATGGTTGAAAAAGAAGGAACTAGTATTGTAGAAACAGCTCCTAAAGTTAAAACTATTAACGATATGGCTGCGGACAAAGCCTCAGAAGAAGGTAGCGGTTCGTTCTTCGATAGTCTTGGTTAA
- the folB gene encoding dihydroneopterin aldolase produces MGLISLEGMEFFAYHGYYDEEQKIGNKYSIDLSIETDLSNAAESDRLKDTINYEELYQLVLSVMQTKHRLLEHVAHDIIEKIKATYGSVKEVTVGVSKYNPPIGGICERAKVIITR; encoded by the coding sequence ATGGGTTTAATTTCCTTAGAAGGAATGGAGTTCTTCGCCTATCATGGTTACTATGATGAGGAGCAGAAGATTGGTAATAAATATTCTATTGACCTCAGTATAGAAACAGACTTAAGCAATGCTGCGGAGTCTGATAGGCTAAAAGACACCATAAATTATGAGGAACTTTATCAGCTCGTGCTATCTGTCATGCAGACTAAGCACAGGCTTTTAGAGCATGTAGCTCATGATATTATAGAGAAAATAAAGGCTACCTACGGCTCTGTAAAAGAAGTAACGGTAGGTGTCTCAAAATACAACCCACCGATTGGCGGAATATGTGAAAGAGCAAAAGTGATTATCACCAGATAA